A region from the Salvelinus sp. IW2-2015 linkage group LG19, ASM291031v2, whole genome shotgun sequence genome encodes:
- the LOC111979179 gene encoding serine/threonine-protein kinase 17A isoform X1, with translation MIPPPSPRVTDTRSCTRCQTETNRGATALLLDNIKTPIRTESFKELYNVIPGKELGRGKFAIVKRCMEKSTGTEYAAKFLKKRRKGQDCRVEVLHEIAVLELTNTSHRMINLHQVYETLTEMVLVLEYVAGGEIFNHCVAERDEAFTQEEVKWLMRQILEGVAFLHRNNIVHLDLKPQNILLTSACPLGDIKIVDFGLSRRLCQNQEFREIMGTPEYVAPEILNYEPISTATDMWSIGVLAYMMLTGTSPFLGEDKQETFLNISQINIDYTENELQDLSAIHFIQSLLIKEPKSRATAEECLRHHWLQEQAQKKTEENITSEICQQEHAKPAPPSSYSSSSSEEEGPVVEELMVVAAYTIGPCRPTVPNPETLFPDAKAVSKRFTFEEPLCSLQKTIF, from the exons ATGATTCCACCACCCAGTCCACGGGTCACCGACACAAGAAGCTGCACAAGATGCCAGACCGAGACGAACCGAGGAGCCACTGCGCTTCTTCTGGACAACATCAAAACCCCAATCAGGACCGAGTCATTTAAGGAACTATACAACGTTATACCTGGCAAAGAACTAGGCAG GGGAAAGTTTGCCATAGTGAAGAGGTGCATGGAGAAGAGCACAGGGACAGAGTATGCAGCCAAGTTcctgaagaagagaaggaagggtcAGGACTGCAGAGTGGAGGTGCTCCATGAGATCGCTGTGCTGGAGCTCACCAACACTAGCCACAGAATGATCAACCTGCACCAAGTCTACGAGACCCTGACAGAGATGGTCCTGGTGCTCGAGTA TGTGGCGGGAGGGGAGATCTTTAACCATTGTGTTGCCGAGAGAGACGAGGCCTTCACCCAGGAGGAGGTAAAATGGTTAATGAGACAGATCCTGGAGGGTGTGGCCTTCCTACACAGGAACAACATTGTTCACCTGGACCTCAAG CCTCAGAATATCCTGCTGACCAGTGCCTGTCCTCTGGGGGATATAAAGATAGTGGACTTTGGCCTTTCCAGAAGGCTGTGTCAGAACCAGGAGTTCAGGGAGATCATGGGCACACCAGAGTATGTCG CCCCAGAGATTCTAAATTATGAACCAATCAGCACAGCAACTGACATGTG GAGCATAGGGGTGTTGGCCTACATGATGTTGACGGGGACTTCACCATTTCTTGGAGAAGACAAGCAGGAGACTTTCCTCAACATCTCCCAGATCAACATTGACTACACAGAGAATGAACTCCAGGACCTCTCAGCCATCCACTTCATCCAGTCACTCCTCATCAAAGAGCCCAA GTCTCGTGCCACTGCTGAAGAGTGCCTGAGGCATCATTGGCTCCAGGAGCAAGCCCAGAAGAAGACGGAAGAGAATATCACCAGTGAGATCTGCCAACAGGAACACGCCAAGCCTGCCCCCCCTTCCTCATATTCCTCAtcatcctcagaggaggaaggtccTGTGGTAGAGGAGCTGATGGTAGTAGCAGCCTACACCATAGGTCCGTGCCGGCCAACGGTgccaaacccagagactctgttTCCGGATGCGAAGGCCGTCTCCAAGCGGTTCACGTTCGAGGAGCCACTCTGCTCCCTACAGAAGACCATCTTCTGA
- the LOC111979179 gene encoding serine/threonine-protein kinase 17A isoform X3 → MIPPPSPRVTDTRSCTRCQTETNRGATALLLDNIKTPIRTESFKELYNVIPGKELGRGKFAIVKRCMEKSTGTEYAAKFLKKRRKGQDCRVEVLHEIAVLELTNTSHRMINLHQVYETLTEMVLVLEYVAGGEIFNHCVAERDEAFTQEEPQNILLTSACPLGDIKIVDFGLSRRLCQNQEFREIMGTPEYVAPEILNYEPISTATDMWSIGVLAYMMLTGTSPFLGEDKQETFLNISQINIDYTENELQDLSAIHFIQSLLIKEPKSRATAEECLRHHWLQEQAQKKTEENITSEICQQEHAKPAPPSSYSSSSSEEEGPVVEELMVVAAYTIGPCRPTVPNPETLFPDAKAVSKRFTFEEPLCSLQKTIF, encoded by the exons ATGATTCCACCACCCAGTCCACGGGTCACCGACACAAGAAGCTGCACAAGATGCCAGACCGAGACGAACCGAGGAGCCACTGCGCTTCTTCTGGACAACATCAAAACCCCAATCAGGACCGAGTCATTTAAGGAACTATACAACGTTATACCTGGCAAAGAACTAGGCAG GGGAAAGTTTGCCATAGTGAAGAGGTGCATGGAGAAGAGCACAGGGACAGAGTATGCAGCCAAGTTcctgaagaagagaaggaagggtcAGGACTGCAGAGTGGAGGTGCTCCATGAGATCGCTGTGCTGGAGCTCACCAACACTAGCCACAGAATGATCAACCTGCACCAAGTCTACGAGACCCTGACAGAGATGGTCCTGGTGCTCGAGTA TGTGGCGGGAGGGGAGATCTTTAACCATTGTGTTGCCGAGAGAGACGAGGCCTTCACCCAGGAGGAG CCTCAGAATATCCTGCTGACCAGTGCCTGTCCTCTGGGGGATATAAAGATAGTGGACTTTGGCCTTTCCAGAAGGCTGTGTCAGAACCAGGAGTTCAGGGAGATCATGGGCACACCAGAGTATGTCG CCCCAGAGATTCTAAATTATGAACCAATCAGCACAGCAACTGACATGTG GAGCATAGGGGTGTTGGCCTACATGATGTTGACGGGGACTTCACCATTTCTTGGAGAAGACAAGCAGGAGACTTTCCTCAACATCTCCCAGATCAACATTGACTACACAGAGAATGAACTCCAGGACCTCTCAGCCATCCACTTCATCCAGTCACTCCTCATCAAAGAGCCCAA GTCTCGTGCCACTGCTGAAGAGTGCCTGAGGCATCATTGGCTCCAGGAGCAAGCCCAGAAGAAGACGGAAGAGAATATCACCAGTGAGATCTGCCAACAGGAACACGCCAAGCCTGCCCCCCCTTCCTCATATTCCTCAtcatcctcagaggaggaaggtccTGTGGTAGAGGAGCTGATGGTAGTAGCAGCCTACACCATAGGTCCGTGCCGGCCAACGGTgccaaacccagagactctgttTCCGGATGCGAAGGCCGTCTCCAAGCGGTTCACGTTCGAGGAGCCACTCTGCTCCCTACAGAAGACCATCTTCTGA
- the LOC111979179 gene encoding serine/threonine-protein kinase 17A isoform X2 encodes MIPPPSPRVTDTRSCTRCQTETNRGATALLLDNIKTPIRTESFKELYNVIPGKELGRGKFAIVKRCMEKSTGTEYAAKFLKKRRKGQDCRVEVLHEIAVLELTNTSHRMINLHQVYETLTEMVLVLEYVAGGEIFNHCVAERDEAFTQEEVKWLMRQILEGVAFLHRNNIVHLDLKPQNILLTSACPLGDIKIVDFGLSRRLCQNQEFREIMGTPEYVAPEILNYEPISTATDMCIGVLAYMMLTGTSPFLGEDKQETFLNISQINIDYTENELQDLSAIHFIQSLLIKEPKSRATAEECLRHHWLQEQAQKKTEENITSEICQQEHAKPAPPSSYSSSSSEEEGPVVEELMVVAAYTIGPCRPTVPNPETLFPDAKAVSKRFTFEEPLCSLQKTIF; translated from the exons ATGATTCCACCACCCAGTCCACGGGTCACCGACACAAGAAGCTGCACAAGATGCCAGACCGAGACGAACCGAGGAGCCACTGCGCTTCTTCTGGACAACATCAAAACCCCAATCAGGACCGAGTCATTTAAGGAACTATACAACGTTATACCTGGCAAAGAACTAGGCAG GGGAAAGTTTGCCATAGTGAAGAGGTGCATGGAGAAGAGCACAGGGACAGAGTATGCAGCCAAGTTcctgaagaagagaaggaagggtcAGGACTGCAGAGTGGAGGTGCTCCATGAGATCGCTGTGCTGGAGCTCACCAACACTAGCCACAGAATGATCAACCTGCACCAAGTCTACGAGACCCTGACAGAGATGGTCCTGGTGCTCGAGTA TGTGGCGGGAGGGGAGATCTTTAACCATTGTGTTGCCGAGAGAGACGAGGCCTTCACCCAGGAGGAGGTAAAATGGTTAATGAGACAGATCCTGGAGGGTGTGGCCTTCCTACACAGGAACAACATTGTTCACCTGGACCTCAAG CCTCAGAATATCCTGCTGACCAGTGCCTGTCCTCTGGGGGATATAAAGATAGTGGACTTTGGCCTTTCCAGAAGGCTGTGTCAGAACCAGGAGTTCAGGGAGATCATGGGCACACCAGAGTATGTCG CCCCAGAGATTCTAAATTATGAACCAATCAGCACAGCAACTGACATGTG CATAGGGGTGTTGGCCTACATGATGTTGACGGGGACTTCACCATTTCTTGGAGAAGACAAGCAGGAGACTTTCCTCAACATCTCCCAGATCAACATTGACTACACAGAGAATGAACTCCAGGACCTCTCAGCCATCCACTTCATCCAGTCACTCCTCATCAAAGAGCCCAA GTCTCGTGCCACTGCTGAAGAGTGCCTGAGGCATCATTGGCTCCAGGAGCAAGCCCAGAAGAAGACGGAAGAGAATATCACCAGTGAGATCTGCCAACAGGAACACGCCAAGCCTGCCCCCCCTTCCTCATATTCCTCAtcatcctcagaggaggaaggtccTGTGGTAGAGGAGCTGATGGTAGTAGCAGCCTACACCATAGGTCCGTGCCGGCCAACGGTgccaaacccagagactctgttTCCGGATGCGAAGGCCGTCTCCAAGCGGTTCACGTTCGAGGAGCCACTCTGCTCCCTACAGAAGACCATCTTCTGA
- the LOC111979178 gene encoding biliverdin reductase A, with product MFGSVVVGIGTAGFVRIRDMLAPLPSSAAEKLSVKGFISRRILEEQQGVKQITVEDALSRDDIKVAFVCTENAAHEENIRMFLEAGKHVCVEYPMAMTHKTAVDLWDLAQEKGVVLHEEHIELXTADFKQLKKDVAGKRLEEGFLHFTGGPLKTGFGFPAFSGIARLTWLVDLFGELSVTAASMEEDQENKYMKMTAQLITKEQKPLTWIEEWAPGLPRAKDINFRFDSCTITQLPPATREPVGIFMQDLVLFSQKLLGQVPRDQLHAERCRVLHCLELADRIQQLSLQGSAQDT from the exons ATGTTTGGTTCAGTGGTGGTTGGCATTGGGACGGCAGGCTTTGTGAGGATCAGGGACATGCTAGCCCCTCTGCCCTCCAGCGCAGCTGAGAAGCTCAGTGTCAAAGGCTTCATATCCAG GAGGATTCTGGAGGAGCAACAGGGAGTGAAACAAATCACTGTTGAAGATGCCCTGAGCCGGGACGACATAAAGGTGGCTTTCGTGTGCACCGAAAACGCTGCCCATGAGGAAAACATCAG GATGTTTCTGGAAGCAGGGAAGCATGTCTGTGTGGAATATCCAATGGCCATGACACACAAGACTGCTGTGGACCTCTGGGACCTGGCTCAGGAAAAAG GAGTGGTCCTGCATGAGGAGCACATAGAACTCMTGACAGCCGACTTCAAGCAGCTGAAGAAGGACGTAGCAGGGAAAAGGCTGGAGGAGGGATTCCTTCACTTCACAG GAGGTCCTCTGAAGACGGGCTTTGGTTTTCCAGCTTTCAGTGGCATCGCCCGGCTCACCTGGCTGGTCGATCTGTTTGGAGAGCTGTCTGTCACCGCTGCCAGCATGGAGGAAGACCAGGAGAACAAGTACATGAAGATGACCGCTCAACTCATAACCAAAGAGCAGAA GCCTCTCACGTGGATTGAGGAGTGGGCTCCCGGGCTGCCTAGGGCCAAAGACATCAACTTCCGCTTTGACTCATGCACCATCACCCAGCTTCCCCCAGCCACCAGGGAGCCGGTGGGTATCTTTATGCAGGACTTGGTGCTCTTCAGTCAGAAGCTGCTGGGCCAGGTGCCCCGTGACCAGCTCCATGCAGAGCGCTGCAGGGTCCTCCACTgtctagagctggccgaccgcaTCCAGCAGCTGAGCCTGCAGGGCTCAGCCCAGGACACCTAG